The sequence GGAATAACCTTTATTCCTACCTTTTAGAATCCAAAGACACCCCTCCTCCTAAGATTTAAGATTAAAAAACGCTCCTGTTATTCAACAGGGATGCTCTCCATTTTTTAATTTTTAAATCATTTATGAAATCTATTGTTACAAATTTCAAATCAGGAATTGTCGTTTTTTTAGTAGCTCTACCCTTATGTTTAGGGATTGCACTTGCCTGCAACGTTCCTCTATTTTCAGGTATTCTCGCCGGCATCATCGGCGGAATTCTTGTAACCACTTTTAGCGGATCAGTTTTAAGCGTGAGCGGACCCGCGGCAGGACTTACCTCCATTATTCTTGTTTCGGTGGCGTCTTTAGGCTCATTCGAGGTTTTTATTGCAGCGGTAATGTTCGCCGGAGTGCTTCAGATCATGCTGGGACTTGTACGCGCAGGAGGCATTGGTAACTTTGTACCAAGCGCCGTTATAAAAGGCATGCTGGCAGGCATCGGGATCATCCTGATCATGAAACAACTTCCTCATTTAGTAGGTTACGACCGTGATCCGGAAGGCAATTTTGATTTTTTGCAACAAGATGGGCACAACACTTTCTCCGACCTCTATTACATGTTTAACTACATCTCTTTTGGCGCTGTAACGATAGGGCTTATTTCTATCATCTTACTTTTTGTGGGCGACAGACCATTCTATAAAACAAATAAATTTCTTTCATTAATTCCACCGGCCCTGATTGTGGTAATTGTAGGCGCATTGTTAAATGTAGCCTTCAATCCATTTAATATACTGCATATACAGGATGAACACATGGTTGCACTGCCGCTTATCCGCAATTTTTCGGATTTGAAAGAAACCTTGATCTTCCCGGACTTCAGTGCACTGCACACAAGCCGCTTTTGGGGTGTTGTAGTAACTCTTGCAGTTGTTGCGAGTCTAGAGTCCCTACTCAGCGTTGAAGCTACCGATAAACTAGATCCTGAACGACGCGATTCTAATTCAAATAAAGAATTAATTGCCCAGGGAATAGGAAATATTTTTTGCGGACTTATTGGAGCCCTGCCTGTAACTGCTGTAATTGTAAGAAGCTCTGCAAATATTAATGCAGGCGCCACCTCCAAGCTCTCTGCTATGATTCATGCACTGCTGTTGTTACTGAGTATTTTACTGATTCCAAATCTTTTGATGTTAATTCCCAATGCGGCCCTGGCTGCTATATTAATTATGACGGGATATAAACTCACAAAAATTGAATTGTTCAAATACCACTATCAAAGAGGAATCGATCAGCTGCTTCCTTTTCTTGTAACTATAGCAGTGATGCTACTCACAGACCTTTTAAAAGGAGTTGGAGCAGGAATAGCCGTTTCTATTTTCTTTATCATTCGCTTCAATATAAACTCTTCTTTCGAAGTGGCTGAAGATGTGATCGAAGGAAAAAGAAATTACCTGATAAAACTACCACAACACATTACTTTTTTTAATAAAGGATTTATAATTGAGTACCTTAATAAAATTAAAACGGAGAGCCGGGTGATCATTGATGGTTCTATCAATAAAACTACCGACAAAGACGTCAAAGAAGTTCTTCACGAATTTATTGAAGTCTCAAAACAAAAACAAATAGAAATACAACTCGTAAAATATACTATCGAATAATGACGACAATGGAAGAATCATATAACAAACTTATTGAAGGAAACAGACTTTTCTCACTTACAAAAAAATTAGATGACCCCGAATACTTTAAAAAATTATCACTTGGACAGAAACCCGATTATTTGTGGATTGGCTGCAGCGATAGTCGTGTACCGGCGAATGAAGTAACAAATACTTCAAGCGGCGAAATGTTTGTACACCGTAACATTGCCAACATGGTAGTGCATACCGACCTGAATCTGCTAAGTGTGCTTGAATATGCTGTTAACGTACTAAAAGTAAAACACGTGATTGTTTGTGGTCACTACGGTTGCGGCGGTGTAAGGGCATCTATGGGTAACGACCTGATAGGTTATGTAGACAACTGGTTGCGTAATATAAAAGACGTTTATTCAAAACACCAGTTAGAATTGGAAAACATAAGTGACTTTGAAAAACGTGTAGACCGCTTAACAGAACTTAACGTTGTTGAACAGGTAAGAAATCTTGCAAAAACAGGTATCGTACAAAAAGCATGGAAAGAAAGAGAACTCCATTTACATGGATGGGTTTACGGAATTAATAGCGGACTCATTACTGACCTTAGCGTTATTCATGACGGAAGCGCTGACATTGATCCTATATACCGTTTTAACCTGTAAAATTAGCCACAGAGAAGGGGAAACGCAAAGCCTTGTATGAAACAACAACGTGTTAGTTTAGCTTTTCAGAAAGCTTTGTGTCTCTGTGGCGTTTTTATTTAACCTTCATTTAACGAAAATAGCTGTAAATTAGGGGCTGAAAATCGCCAACAATAATCCCCTATATGAAAACAGTTCTTATTACAGGAAGCACCAGCGGCATTGGTCTGGGAATAGCTACAGAATTCGCAAAAACAAAGCAGTATAACATTATTTTTAACGGGCTCGAAACTAACGGTCCTGAAATTGCCGCAGAAATTGGAAAAAATTATGGCATTGAAGTTATGTATAGCAATGCTAACATGCTTAAACCAGAGGAACTCCGTAAAATGGTTGCCGACGGAATTTCTAAATTCGGCAAGATTGATGTGCTTATCAATAACGCAGGCATTCAACATGTTTCCCCCATCGAAGATTTTCCAGACGATAAATGGAATGCGATCATCGGTATTAATTTAACGTCAGCGTTTTATCTGTCTAAAGCCGTTTGGCCAGGTATGAAAGAACGTAAATTCGGACGCATCATCAATATCGCTTCTGCGCACGGACTTGTTGCATCTGAATTTAAAAGCGCTTACGTATCTGCAAAACATGGTATTGTAGGACTTACAAAAACTTTGGGTTTAGAAGGAGCTCCCTTTAATATTACCTGCAACGCTATTTGTCCGGGGTATGTTAAAACACCCTTAGTTGAAAAACAAATTGCTGATCAGGCCAAGGCTCACAACATGAGTGAAACAGATGTTGTAAATAAAGTAATGCTTTTAAAACAAGCCGTGAAAGAATTTGTAACCGTAGAAAGTATTGGTTTGATGGCACTCTTTTTAGCGGCAGAAACTTCTACCACAATTACCGGCACAGCTCTACCCATTGATGGTGGCTGGAATGCTCAGTAAGTTTCACTACGGCAGAGAACTTTTGCTTGCAGAATGTAAATTCATTTATCCGCCGTAAAAGTAGTCACGCGAATCATCTTCTTATCTTCACTCAAAAACGTCTATTTCTGTGCGAATAACGCATAAATAGACGTTCTTAGTTTTACACAGTACAATCAAACCCCCGAGGCTATTTTCCAGCCAAAAGACAACTACTTCTAAACGAATATAAATTTGTTTCCAGCGCTTTTTTCTTTAGCGACCCCGGTCACAAATCCTCAGGAAATTTCTGGTTTAAACTATAGAATTTTGACACAAAATTCTATGAAACATTATTTACTCTAAAAAACCCACCATGAAATTCAACCTTTATCAAAGCCTTAATTTAAGAGCTCAGAACTTGAGTAAAAGAGCCTGTTATTCTTTTCTCCTAATGGCAGCAGTTGCTTCCGCTGCACCTGCACAGGTAACATTGTATGAATCATTTACAGCCCCCTTTAATCCTGCCTCTGCCGGTTGGAGCGTTCAAAACCTTTCGTCACCTGCCGGAACA is a genomic window of Sphingobacteriaceae bacterium containing:
- a CDS encoding carbonate dehydratase, yielding MEESYNKLIEGNRLFSLTKKLDDPEYFKKLSLGQKPDYLWIGCSDSRVPANEVTNTSSGEMFVHRNIANMVVHTDLNLLSVLEYAVNVLKVKHVIVCGHYGCGGVRASMGNDLIGYVDNWLRNIKDVYSKHQLELENISDFEKRVDRLTELNVVEQVRNLAKTGIVQKAWKERELHLHGWVYGINSGLITDLSVIHDGSADIDPIYRFNL
- a CDS encoding D-beta-hydroxybutyrate dehydrogenase, which gives rise to MKTVLITGSTSGIGLGIATEFAKTKQYNIIFNGLETNGPEIAAEIGKNYGIEVMYSNANMLKPEELRKMVADGISKFGKIDVLINNAGIQHVSPIEDFPDDKWNAIIGINLTSAFYLSKAVWPGMKERKFGRIINIASAHGLVASEFKSAYVSAKHGIVGLTKTLGLEGAPFNITCNAICPGYVKTPLVEKQIADQAKAHNMSETDVVNKVMLLKQAVKEFVTVESIGLMALFLAAETSTTITGTALPIDGGWNAQ